CGAACAGGAAGGGCCTGTCCAGCTCCTGTCCCAGGATCTGGGTGAGGTTGCGGATGTATTTATAGAGGGTCAGGTTCGTGTGGTGCTGGGGCTTGCCGACGGAACCTTCGCCTTCCATGAAGATGGCCGCCTTCTCGTCCTGCTTGGCCCCCCGGATCCAGAAGAGGATGATCAGGAACCCGGTCTTGTCTTCAGCGGAGGTGAACTTCTGCCACGCGTAGCGCGGTTCCTGCCGCTTGTCGGTGACGTACTTCCCCACCAGCCCTTCCATGAACTCATCCAGGAAGGCCTTGTTGGCCTCTTCGTATTCCTGGGTGGAGTGCTCCACCAGTTGTCTCAGGGTGCTGGCCACCGCCAGGAAGCTCTTCTTGCGGATGCAGTCGACGATGTAGTCCGTCGACTTGCTGATGTAGGCATAGCTGACGCCGTCGATCCGCTCCGCCCTGTTCTCCTCATCGCCCTGCACCAGGCGCAGGAGCTCCTCATTGAGCCGCTGGGAGAAGGGGCCCGCCGTCAGCCTCGAATTCGACGTTTCCGGCTGGAGGCCCTCGTGCTCCAGCAGTGTCCGGGTCAGGGTCTTGACCGCCTTGGAGGGATCGTTCTCCGCGCCTGTCAGCGCCAGCGCGATGAGCCGGGGGTTGCTCTTGAAGAGGGCCTTGTTGGCGGTGACGTGGACGCAGGGCACCTGTAGACGCACGCTGAACGCGAAGGGCCTGGTTTCGATTTGGAGCGTCGGCGTGCTGTCCGAGTAGAAGCAGGCCACCACCTTCAGCCGGTCGTCGAGCAGGTTGAAGGAGCTGAAGTAGCCCAACCTCCGGAGGATCTTCTCCCGGTAGTCGGTATCGCTCTGGAACTCCTCGCCGTTGAAGTAGAGCAACCCATAGACCTTCGAATAGTCGGGGCTCTCGACGCGCAAGGCCTTGCTCAACTGCAAGGCATAGATGAGCCCGTAGGTGTCACCCTCCTGGAACAGGTGGTGGTTGATCATCAGGACGTTCATGACAAACCTCGGAGCCGCCAGGCGAGGGACGTGAGCAGCCCGGCGATGATGGCCTTGAGCAGGCCTCCGGGAACGAAGGGGAGGAAGCCCTTGTGGAAGCCGGCGAGCCCGGCACCGCGAAGAGCTGGAACAGAGCTACCTTCACGCAGCGTCCCATGCGTGTCCATCCACGCCAACGTCAATCACCGCTGGCCGTACCTGCGCTGGAGCTTCGCGACGCCGTAGCTCCACCCCTGGCGCCACAGGTCGGACGACGAACGCATCGACAAGAACTTCTTCGTCTTCCATCCGTTGCTGGGATGAAGAAGGCCCCACTCGGCGAAGCGGGACTTCGCCGAGCCCCCGCCACGGCAACGTCCAGGAAGCGACATCCGGGGCAGTCATGCCGCGCACCCTCCCGGAATGCCCCGCTCCACGTGACGTCTCGCGCCATCGCTCGTGACTCGTCAGCATTCGGCCACGTGGGTAGGGTGCGCGCCGCGGTACGCGGTTCCCCCCAACAAAGGAATGCCGATGAAGCTGAATGCTCTCGCGATGTCCGTCGTGACGATGCTGACGCTGGCCGTGGGCTGTGGTGTGGCGGATGAGAACGTGACGCAGGGCGAGCAGGTGACCGCCCAGGGCAGCACCTGTGCGATGGGCCAGCGCCTCTGCCCTACGTGTGATGGGAAGAGCACCTATTGCGCCACGATGTGCGGGGACTGCGCCGTCCCCATCGCCGCGCCCACCGTCGAGGCCGAGGGCCTCACCTGCAAGACGGGCCAGAGACTCTGCCCCACGTGCGACGGCACGGGCACCTACTGCGCCACGAGGTGCTTCGAGTGCGCTCCGCAAGTCGTGGCCAATCCGGACCCGTCCGTGTCCGCCATGGGCTCCACGAGCTGCCCGCCGCGCCAGTTCCTCTGCCAGCGCTGCGACGGCAGCTATCAGTGCGCCCCCGAGTGCGCGCCCTGCCTGTAGTCCGCGCCTCGTGACGCCCTGCAGTGCCGCGGCCGGCTCCACTCGCATGGGGCCGGCCGCCTGTGTCAGGGAAGTTGTCGCCTCGGCTGACGTGCCGAGCTGAAGACGCCCTGGGTCCGAGAGGGCATGTCAGACCGGTGATGTGGAATCTCCCCGGCGGGGGCGAGCGGCTCCGGGGAAGGCGGATCCCTCTGAGCAGCAGCGCCACGACATGAACCCCTGGAGGCGTGGGACTTGGAAACCCCTGGACGCAGATTCGGAAGCGCCGTGGTCATCGGCGGCAGCATGGCGGGGCTCCTGAGCGCGCGGGTGCTCGCGGACCACTTCGACAAGGTGACGCTGGTGGAGCGGGATGTCCGGGGGGAGGGGCCCGCCGCGCGCAAGGGTGTTCCGCAAGGGCCGCACATCCACGTGCTGTTGGACACGGGCCGGCGCATCCTCGACAAGTACTTCCCGGACCTGTTCGAGCAACTCCAGGTCCAGGGCGCCGAGTCCATCGACTCGAGTGGAGACCTCGCCTGGCACCACTTCGGGGTGTGGAAGCTGCGCCGCACCAGCGGCATCCCCGGGCTGCTGTGTACCCGGCCCCTGCTCGAGTGGAACGTCCTGCGTCGGGTGAAGGCGCGGCCCAACGTAGCGGTGCGCGAGGGCTGCTCCATCGAAGGGCTCATCTCCGACGAGAAGGGCACGGGGCGCATCACGGGCGTCCGGGTCAAGACACCCCAGGGCGAGGAGTCGTGGGATGCGGACCTCGTCGTGGATGCCAGTGGCCGGGGCTCGCGGATGCCTCAGTGGTTGGAAGCCATCGGCTACGCCCGCCCGGAGGAAGAGCAGGTCATCGTGGACCTTTCCTACACGACGTGCCTGCACGAGCCGCCGCCCCACTTCCAGAAGGAATGGAAGGCGCTCTTCCTCTATCCAAGTCCTCCCAAGGCCTGGCGCGCGGGGTTCATCTCACACGTCGAGGGAGGCCGGTGGCTCGTCACCCTCAATGGCTACTTCGGGGAGCACGCGCCCACCGAGTACGCGGGGTTCCTCGAGTACGCGCGCTCACTGACGCGTCCGGACCTGTACAACTACCTGAAAGAGGCCACGCCGATAGGGCCCATCTCCCAGCACAAGGTGAAGGACTGCCGGTGGCGGCACTACGAGAAGCTGCCCCGCTTTCCCGAGGGGCTGGTCATCCTGGGAGACGCCGCGTGTGCCTTCAATCCCCTCTACGGGCAAGGCATGTCGGTGGCGGGGCTTGGCGCCGAGTTGCTGGACACCTGCCTTCGCGAGCAGGCCGAACGAGGCGAGCTATCGGGCCTGGCGCAGCGCTTCCGCGAGCGGCTGCCTGAAGTCATCCGGCTCCCGTGGCTGTTGGGCACGGGCATGGACCTGCTGTATCCGCAGGCCGTCGGGAAGCGGCCCTTCGGGCTGGGCTTGTTGCACTGGTACATCCTGCGGCTGATGGAGCGCACGTCGACGGACGCACACGTCCATCGCCAGTTCTACCGGATCCTGCACCTGCACGCGGGGCTGGAGGCGGTTCTCCAGCCCTCCGTGGCCTTGCCCGTGTTGGGCCATGGCGTCATGTCGCTCCTCCGCCCTCTCGAGCGGCTGGCGAATACCGAGACACGGCCTCCGCCTCTCACGCCCCCGCGTCCAAGCCCTGTCCCGGTCCAGGAGTCCACGGGGTAGCGCTGTGGCCCGGGCCCTCGATGCGTCACGAGGGCCTCGTCTGGAGACGCGAAGGAGCCTGAAAACACCGAGGCCGGAAACCGCTGGGTCTCAGCGGCTTCCGGCCTCGGTCCTTCAGTGTCCCCGACGGGATTCGAACCCGTGTTACCGGCTTGAAAGGCCAGCGTCCTGGGCCTCTAGACGACGGGGACGTCGTCACTGCTTGAGTCGCGGGGGGCTCGAACCCCCGACCCTCGGCTTAAAAGGCCGGTGCTCTACCAGCTGAGCTAGCGACTCGCTATTCTTTTTTTGGCACCGACCGCGGATCCGCCAACGCTTCCGCGAGGCGCTTCCTACCAGCAGCGCCCGGGGAGTTCCACTGGCGATCGCAGGCGCTGCTTCCTGACACGCTCCGTCCTGGCCCAGGGGTGAACATCCGCCTGGCCAGTGCCCCTCCGCCCGTCAGCCTCCGGCGCTATACACAGGGCATGTCCCAGGACGTTCCCGAACCGCCCGACACCGAGGACGAAGAGGCAGGGGAGCAGGCCCCGTTCCGCCGCTACCTCACCCGGGCGGGCGCCGAGCGCATGCACCGCGAACTGCTCCAACTGCTCAACGAGGCCCGCCCCAAGGTCACCGCCGAGGTGTCCGCCGCCGCCGCGCAGGGCGACCGTTCAGAAAACGCCGAATACATCTACGGCAAGAAGCGCCTGCGGGAGATCGACCGGCGCATCCGCTTCCTCTCGAAGCGCCTGGACACGGCCACCATCGTCAACCCCGCGGAACAGGAGGACCGCTCGAAAGTCTACTTTGGCGCCACCGTGACCCTGGAGGACGAGGGCGGAATCCGCAGCACGTACCAGATTGTCGGCTCGGACGAGATCGACGCCTCCGGAGGCCGCATCAGCGTCGAGTCCCCCATGGGCCGCGCACTGCTGCGCAAGACCCCGGGCGACACCGTGGAGGTGCGGCGCCCCCGGGGTGAGATTGAGCTCACCCTGGTGGACATCCGCTACGACTAGGACACCCCATGCCCCGGACACCCGAGCTCAGCTCCCATACTCGCCGCACCTATTCGCGCCTGAGCAGCGCGGACCTGGCCGCGTCCGCGGGGGAGTCCCTGTCCCTGGACGACCTGGGCCTGGAGCCCGGTGGCGACCGCGTGGGTCTGGCGTTCGGCACCTACAGCCAGGAGGGCCTGGAGCACGCCCTCCGGGCCTACGGCTTCGCGCAGCGCCTGGAGGAGCGCGTGGGCCCCGTCGAGCTGCGCCTGTCCTGCCAGGATCCGTTCCAGCCGCGCATCACCGTCCTGAGCCGCCGCTACCACTCGGCCGTCGTGGACCTGTCCCTGCGCCAGGCCACGGGCGCGGAGGTCGGCTTCACCCGCTCGGCCGCGGAGGCGCCGCTGCTCTACGTGGACAGCCTCCTCTTGCAGCACCCGGGGCGGCCCTTCGACTGGAGCCGGCCGCCGCTGCCCGGACAGCTCCACCCCGGCCTGTCCCTGGCGCGCGACCTCCTGGAGCTGCTGCACCTCATGGCCCGCCGCATCGGCGCGGAAGGCGTGGCGCTGATGCCCGCGACCTTCTCCGCCGCGTGCGTCTACGAGCCACGCTTCACCTTCGTGGACGGCGCCGCGCAGGGGCACTTCAGCGCCCTTCGCCGCGCGGGCCGCGGCTGGCCCCGCTGGCTGTTGGCGTGGGCGGTGGAGCTGGGCTGCATGCGGGATGAACAGGGACAGCCGGCCCTCTTCACGCCCGCGCCGATGATCAGCCCCCTGTCCCGGCGGGTGGCCCGGCGGCTCGACACGCGCGGTTGGCAGCGGGCGTGGCGCTTCCACGCGAAGCAGGTGCTGTCGCTGGAGGAAGAGGCACTGCAGGCGCGCTTCCCCTGGGCCCGCATGCCCCCCGGCCCCCCGCCTGAAAGGGTGGTGGAGGTGCTCGGGTATGATCCGCTGGCGCCCGCGTCGCCGTACCAGGATGCCTGTGAGCCGGCGCCCGCTCCGCCGCGGACCGCGGCGACGTCCTGAGCGCCCGCTGTAGCGCCCTGTTCCGTCGGGAAGGGGCCGTGCTCTTTCGGACGGACGTTCCTCCTTCCCGACGGGAATGCGGCTGCTGCCCCCTCGTTCGGTGCCTATATTGAGAGGCGTCGGTCATCCACGGTCGTCGCTCGCCGTCAGCAATCGCACCCGAACCAGGTCAGGTCGCGAAGCCCTCGATGCGAAAGAACTTCATCCTCGACACGAACGTCCTCCTCCATGATCCCCGCAGCATCTACGGGTTCAAGGACAACAACGTCATCATCCCCATCTACGTCATCGAGGAGATCGATCAGTTCAAGCGCGATCTCTCCGAGCTGGGGCGCAACGCGCGACTGGTGGCGCGCTACCTGGACTCCTTCCGCGCGGAGGGTTCCCTGAAGGAGGGCGTCCCGCTGCCGCACGGCGGGATGCTCCGCGTGGCCTTCACCGACCGTTCGCTGCCGTCCTCCATGGCGGACAGCAACCTGGTGGACAACCGCATCCTCGCGGTGGCCCTGGACCTGATGGAGACCGAGCCGGAGACCCAGGCCGTCTTCATCACCAAGGACACCAACCTGCGCATCCGCGCCGACGCCCTGGGCCTGTCCGCCCAGGACTTCGACACCGAGCGCGTCGAAATCACCGACCTGTACACGGGCTTCACGGAGCTGCTCGTCCCCACGGAGATGGTGGATCAGCTCTACAAGCCCGGCGGCGAGGTGGAGGTGCCGGCCCAGGACCGGCTCTCTCCCAACCAGCTGGTGCTGCTCAAGGACGAGCTCAACCCGTCCCACACCGCCATGGCCCGCTTCAACGGCGCCAAGGCGCGGCTCGTGCCGCTCGCGCGCCAGAGCAAGGAAGGCACCTGGGGCATCCGGCCGCGCAACATGGAGCAGGCCTTCTGCCTGGACCTGCTGCTCAACGACGACATCAAGCTCGTGACCATCGTCGGCAAGGCGGGCACGGGCAAGACGCTGCTCGCCATCGCCGCGGGCCTGCAGAAGGTGACGGAGGAGGGGCTGTACCACAAGCTGCTGGTCAGCCGTCCCATCTTCCCCCTGGGCCGGGACATCGGCTACCTGCCGGGCAGCGTCGAGGAGAAGCTCAACCCCTGGATGCAGCCCATCTTCGACAACGTCGAGTTCCTCATGAACCTGAGCCGCGCGGACAAGAAGGCCGGGCGCGGCCACCATGAGCTCATCGACCTGGGGCTGATGGAGATCGAACCGCTCACGTACATCCGCGGGCGCAGCATCCCCAACCAGTTCATCATCGTGGACGAGGCGCAGAACCTCACCCCGCACGAGGTGAAGACCATCCTCACCCGCGTGGGCGACAACACGAAGATCATCCTCACCGGCGACCCGTTCCAGATCGACAACCCGTACGTGGACTCGACGAACAACGGGCTCGTGCACGTGGTCAACCGCTTCAAGAACGAGAAGATCGCCGGCCACATCACCATGGCGAAGGGCGAGCGCAGCATGCTGGCCGAGTTGGCGGCCAACCTGCTGTGAAGCGCTCAAGCCCCGCGCCTGCTAGAGACCTGTCATGACCCAGGACGGCACCGACAAGCCCGACACCCCCGGCGAGGAGAAGAAGCCACTCGTCGAGTACCCCTCCGTCTACGAGTACAAGGTGATGGGCAAGGCGACGGTCGAGGAGACGGCCGGCTTCGAGGAGCACGTGCGCTCGCTCTTCCGGCGGAAGATGGGGATGGAGGTGTCCCCGGACTCCATCCACGTGCAGCACAGCCGCAAGGGGAAGTTCGTGTCCCTGAGCGTGTCCGTGCTGCTCCTGTCCGAGGAGCAGCGCCGGGGCATCTACGAGGCGCTGCACGAGGATCCGCGCATCGTCTACTACCTGTGAGGCAGGCGGTGCGCGGGTGGATGCCGCAGGGGGGCCCGGACCCCGCCAGCGGCTGGAAGTCCGGCCAGGGTGCGTATATGAGGGTGGAATGAGTCCCGCCGAGCACTTCCCGCTGTACCACCCGCCGGGGGCGCAGCGCGCGTTCGGAACAGACGACGCCACGCGCCGCTTCGCCAAGGTGGCCCAGCTCGAACCGGGCTCGCGCGTGCTGGTGCTCGGCTGTGGTCCGGAGGGCGGCGCCGCCGTGCTGCTGGCCCAGGAGCTGAAGTGCTCCGTGGTGGCCGTGGACACGGAGGAGGCCCTGGTGTCCCCCGTGCGTGAGCGCGTGCGCTCCCAGGGCCTGTCGGATCGCATCGAGGTGCGCCGCGTGGCGCCGGACGCGCTGGGCATGCTGGACGGCCCCTTCCACGGCATCCTCGTGCCGGGGCGCGTGCAGTACCCGCTGGACGTGGCGCTGCGCGTGTTCCGCCCGCTCCTGGGCAAGCGCGGCCGCGTGGGCTTCACCTTCCCGGCGCGCGTGGGCCGCTTCACGCCCAAGCCCGTACTGGACTTCTGGGAGAAGCGCCTGGGCGCGCCGCTGCTGCTGCCGCGCGAACTGCTCCAGGCGCTGGAGACCGGCGGCTTCGAGCCGGAGTCCGTGGAGTCGCTGCACGACACGGAGCTGGACGCGCTCTACAAGGACATGGAAGCGCACCTGCCGGAAGCAGCCTCGCTGGAGAGCGCTGGCTTCCGCGAGGAGCTGGCCCTGCACCGCGAGCACAACCAGCGGCCGGGCGTCAGCTACGCGTTCGCGGTGGGACGGCGCAAGGAGCCGGGTGAGAAGCCCCCGGCGTCGCGCGACCGCGGCTGAAAGCAGGGGGCTTGAAGCGTGGGGGAGGGCCTGGAGCTTGCCGAGCCCTTCAACCGCCAGGACCTACTGCACGCCGTTGAAGTCGAGCAGCTCGATGGACTCGGGCGCCACGGACAGCGTGACCTGCTCGCGGTAGCCGGCCGCGTCGCCGCCGACCTGGAAGGGCATGGGGCGCGCGAAGCGGATGGTGACCTCGCGGGCGTGGAAGTCGTGCAGGCCTTCCGGAGCCCAGCGGCCGTTCCACAGGCGGGGCAGGTTCGCCAGCACCTGCGTGGGCGACACCTGGCCCAGGCGCAGCTGCAGGAAGCCCCGGCGGTCATTCGCGTGGGGGAACATGCGGAAGCCGTAGCCGTAGAAGGGCATGGTGCCCGCGGCGGCCATCATCAGCTTGCCCCGGAACAGCACCGCGCCCGGCTGAAGAGGAGCGCCCACGGCCTGTCCGTCCGCGCCCAGGCGGTAGGCCTCCGACGCGCCGTTGACCACTTCGCACTCCACCAGCACGGAGCTGGTGAGGTAGTGCGGCACCGTCTTGAAGGCCACCGCGGAGAAGTAGCCGCCACCGCCGGACATGACCCGCTTGAACATGCCCTTGCCCAGCGACTCCTTCACGGAGATGTAGTCGTTGAGCACCTTGCCATCCACGCCCAGGCCCGCGAAGGGCGCGCGCTGGCCGTCCACCTGCACCAGGTCCATGGTGCGCACGCCGGGCACTTCCGCCGCGCGGGCTCGCACCACGTCGTTGAGGATGCCGTCGCCCCGGGTGCTGGACGCGTTGACGAACGCCGCGATGCCGTTGCCCGTGCCCAGCTTGAGGATGCCGAAGCGCGGCGCCGTCTGGCCGGCGAACTTCCCGCGCGGGCCCACCTGCTGCAGCACTTCATTGACGAAGCCCATGAAGGTGCCGTCGCCGCCGCCCGTGAAGACGGTGGGGTAGCCCCGCTCCAGCACCGTCTGCGCGATGCGGCGCGCGTCCAGCGGCGAGCGCGACAGGAACAGGTCCTCTTCCGGCACCACGTGCGACAGCAGCTTGACCACCCGGGCATCCACCTTGCGGGCGTTCGCGTTCAGCAGCACCGCGACCTTCGGTTCGGCGGACGGAAGCGCCGCGGGCGAGCGGCGGAAGTCCGTGGAACGGAGGGGCTGAACCAGCATGGACGACTCCAGAGGGGCGGGGAGCGGTATGACAGCGCTGACGCGGTTCGGACTGTGCACTTTTCTCGCCAACCCCTGACGCGTGGCGTTAGCCGGGCGCCCTGATGTGATTTCGAGGGGTTGAACGGTCCGCTGGTGTCCAATATGCCCGCCCGGTTGCTACCGCGGGGTGACGGCAGTGTAGAGCGCGTTACGCACCCGTGGCGTGCGGATGGCGTTCAGGTGACGCGGCGCCTCCTGGACGCCTGGGGGCCTGCGCACTGCGCTACGCAGCGGCCGTCATCACCTTTGCGCTGGGTGCCCGGGCCTACGGGGAAACCCGTCCTCGCGTTTGACACGCCGGGGGGGGTGGTTACGTTGGGCATACATCGGGATTTCGCAGGAAAAACGCAGTCATTTCCAGAGGATGGGAACCGTGGGCAAGATTATCGGAATCGACCTGGGCACCACGAACAGCGTGGTGGCGATCATGGAGGGTCGCGAGCCCAAGGTCATCGTCAACGAAGAGGGAGCTCCCACCACGCCTTCGGTGGTCGCGTTCACGAAGGACGGGGAGCGCCTGGTCGGCCAGGTGGCGAAGCGCCAGGCCATCACCAACCCGGAGCAGACCGTCTACTCGGTGAAGCGCTTCATGGGCCGCCGGTTCGAGGAGACGACCGAGGAGGCGAAGCTCGTCCCCTACAAGGTGGCCCGGGGCCCCAACGGCGACGCTCGCGTGGAGATCGCGGGCAAGCAGTACAGCGCGCCGGAGATCAGCGCGCAGGTGCTGCTGAAGCTCAAGCGCGCCGCGGAGAACTACCTGGGTGAGAAGGTGACGGAGGCGGTCATCACCGTCCCCGCGTACTTCAACGACGCCCAGCGCCAGGCCACCAAGGACGCCGGTGAGATCGCCGGCCTCACGGTGCGCCGCATCGTGAACGAGCCCACCGCCGCCGCGCTCGCGTACGGCATGGACAAGAAGAAGGATGAGAAGATCGCCGTCTACGACTTCGGCGGCGGCACCTTCGACGTGTCCATCCTGGAGGTGGGCGAGAGCGTCGTGGACGTGCTCGCGACCAACGGCGACACGCACCTGGGCGGCGACAACATCGACCTGGAGATCATGAACTGGCTGATCAGCGAGTTCAAGAAGGACACCGGGCTCGACGTCAGCAAGGACAAGATGGTCATCCAGCGCCTGAAGGAGGCGGCGGAGAAGGCCAAGATCGAGCTGTCCAGCGCGATGCAGACGGACATCAACCTGCCGTTCCTCACGGCGGATGCGTCCGGTCCGAAGCACCTGAACGTGAAGCTCACGCGCGCCAAGTTCGAGCAGATGATTGGCCCGCTGGTGGAGCGTTCGCTGGAGCCGTGCCGCAAGTGCCTCAAGGACGCGGGCCTGGAGCCCAAGGACCTCAACGAGGTCGTGCTCGTGGGCGGCACCACGCGCATCCCCATGGTGCAGGAGGCGGTGAAGCGGCTGTTCGGCAAGGAGCCGAACCGCACGGTGAACCCGGACGAGGTGGTCGCGGTGGGCGCCGCGGTGCAGGCGGGCGTGCTCTCCGGCGAGGTGAAGGACATCCTCCTGCTGGACGTGACGCCGCTGTCGCTGGGCGTGGAGACGCTGGGCGGCGTGATGACGAAGCTCATCGAGCGCAACACGACCATCCCCACGCGCAAGTCGGAGACCTTCTCCACGGCGGCGGACGGCCAGACGCAGGTGGAGATCCACGTGCTGCAGGGTGAGCGCGAGATGGCGGGCGACAACCGCAGCCTCGGCCGCTTCCACCTGACGGGCATGCCCCCGGCGCCGCGCGGCGTGCCGCAGATCGAGGTGACGTTCGACATCGACGCGAACGGCATCCTCAACGTCAGCGCGAAGGACAAGGCGACGGGCAAGGAGCAGAAGGTCACCATCAGCCACTCGTCCGGTCTGTCGAAGGACGAAGTGACCAAGATGGTCGACGATGCGCGCAGCAACGAGTCCGCGGACAAGGCGCGCCGCGAGCTGGTCGAGGTGAAGAACCAGGCGGAGAGCCAGGCCTACGCCGCGGAGAAGATGGTCAAGGAGAACAAGGACAAGCTCACCCCCGACGTGGCGAAGGCCATCGAGGACGGTGTCGCGGAGCTCAACAAGGTCCGCGAGGGGCAGGACAAGGACGCCATCAAGGCGGCCCTCGAGAAGCTCCAGCAGGCCAGCTACAAGGCGGCGGAGGAGATGTACCGCGCCACCGGCGGCGCGCCGGGCGCCACGCCTCCTCCGGGCGCCGAGCCCTCCGCGGCTCCGGGCTCCAGCGCCCAGCCGTCCGCGAAGGACGACGTGGTGGACGCCGAGTTCCGCCAGTCGTAAGGCCGTGAGCCGCCCGCCACCTGGCGGGGGCTGAAGTCCGAGGGCCGGTGCTCCGATGAGGGGCGCCGGCCTTCGTCTTTTCGGACGGGTGTGCCGGACGCGGGATGAGGGCCGGGAGCAACCCCGCGATTTCACGCGGTCGCCGGTGGCGAGGGCACTGCAAGGGACGGGCGGGTTCCTCGCTGTCCTCCTCGAAGGTGTCCGCCCCATGTCCCGCATCGACTCGCTGCTGTCCGCCGTCCTCCCGGACGTCGCCGCCCCCGAAGTCACGTCTCTTCCCCCGGCCCCGCGCCAGGAGGCACCTTCACGGACGACGGCCGCTCCGGCCAACTCCGTGGAGGTGTTTCGGGGCGCCGGTTCGCCGGCCTCGAGTCCCGCGAGGGCAGCGCAGGTGGCGCCCCGGACGCGGGAGGGCAACGGCTTCGACTTCGGCGTGGGGGGCGCGTTCCCGCCGAAGCCCACGGGCTCCCTGCAGGAGCAGGTGAAGCAGGGGGCGCGGCTTTTGGAGCAGACCCAGGCCGCGGCCTTCAGCGTGGCGCTGGACAAGGGCCCCGCGATGGATGCCTACGCGCGCACGCAGCTGGGGCACCTGGACCCGAGCCCGCCCATCGCGGGCGCGCCCACGGCGCTCACGGACTACACGAGCACCATCCCCGGCGTGTCCGCGAAGGACGCCTTCGAGGCCTTCGTCAGCAACCCGGAGCTGCTCTTCGGCGCGGCGGGCATCTCGCTGCGGCCGGCGGCGAGCGCGCTGACGGATGGTGCCCGGCTGTTCCTGGAGGAGCAGGGGCCGCCGCCGGTGTGGGCGCCCATCACGGTGAAGCTCAACGAGACGGAGCGCGTCGTCCACATCACCACCCTGGACGGACACCCGCTGCGGGGCACCAACCAGTTCGTCTTCGACGACGACGGCGGCGGAGGCACGCGCATCCGACAGTACTCTGCCTTCCAGGGCAGCTCCCCGGCGACGTCGGTGGGCATGGCGCTGATGGATCCTATTGAACGGCAGCATGACATCTGGCGCAGCGTGCACGGACAACTGCATGAGATGCTCAAGCCGCGTTGACATACTGGGCCCACGGGGGAGGTGACGCATGACGACGCTCCAGACGACACCGCCGGGACATGACGTGGTCCTCTACGACAGCCACTGCCGCGTGTGCAGCGGCGCCGCGCGGGAGATGCGCAAGCTGGTGGGCGGGCAGGGCACGAAGCTGCTCTCGTTCCGCGACGAGGGCGTCCTGGACGCCTTCCCGGGGGTGAGCTTCGAGCGCTGCGAGAAGGCCATGCAGCTCATCCAGGCGGATGGCCGGGTCCTGGAGGGCGCGGAGGCCATCGTCCGCGCGCTGGGCCGGCGGCCGTTGGGGCGGCTGCTCTACGTGTACTACGTCCCGGGCTTAAGGCAGCTGGCGGACGCGGTGTATGGCGTGGTGGCCCGCTACCGCTTCCGCATCGCGGGTCGCGACTGCCCCGACGGCGCCTGCGCGGTGCACTTCAAATAGGGGGAGGGGCGCGGGTAGCATGCGTCCTTCCCCGCATCCTCCTGGCCCTCCGTGACTTCGCCTCCTCCCAACCTGCAGGCCGCCCAGTCCTTTCGCCGCTTCTTCGGGGAGCTGCGGGAGACGTACCTGGAGCGCGAAACGCTGTTCACGCAGATTGAATTGGCGC
This genomic window from Corallococcus caeni contains:
- a CDS encoding FAD-dependent oxidoreductase, with the protein product METPGRRFGSAVVIGGSMAGLLSARVLADHFDKVTLVERDVRGEGPAARKGVPQGPHIHVLLDTGRRILDKYFPDLFEQLQVQGAESIDSSGDLAWHHFGVWKLRRTSGIPGLLCTRPLLEWNVLRRVKARPNVAVREGCSIEGLISDEKGTGRITGVRVKTPQGEESWDADLVVDASGRGSRMPQWLEAIGYARPEEEQVIVDLSYTTCLHEPPPHFQKEWKALFLYPSPPKAWRAGFISHVEGGRWLVTLNGYFGEHAPTEYAGFLEYARSLTRPDLYNYLKEATPIGPISQHKVKDCRWRHYEKLPRFPEGLVILGDAACAFNPLYGQGMSVAGLGAELLDTCLREQAERGELSGLAQRFRERLPEVIRLPWLLGTGMDLLYPQAVGKRPFGLGLLHWYILRLMERTSTDAHVHRQFYRILHLHAGLEAVLQPSVALPVLGHGVMSLLRPLERLANTETRPPPLTPPRPSPVPVQESTG
- the greB gene encoding transcription elongation factor GreB — encoded protein: MSQDVPEPPDTEDEEAGEQAPFRRYLTRAGAERMHRELLQLLNEARPKVTAEVSAAAAQGDRSENAEYIYGKKRLREIDRRIRFLSKRLDTATIVNPAEQEDRSKVYFGATVTLEDEGGIRSTYQIVGSDEIDASGGRISVESPMGRALLRKTPGDTVEVRRPRGEIELTLVDIRYD
- a CDS encoding deacetylase; amino-acid sequence: MPRTPELSSHTRRTYSRLSSADLAASAGESLSLDDLGLEPGGDRVGLAFGTYSQEGLEHALRAYGFAQRLEERVGPVELRLSCQDPFQPRITVLSRRYHSAVVDLSLRQATGAEVGFTRSAAEAPLLYVDSLLLQHPGRPFDWSRPPLPGQLHPGLSLARDLLELLHLMARRIGAEGVALMPATFSAACVYEPRFTFVDGAAQGHFSALRRAGRGWPRWLLAWAVELGCMRDEQGQPALFTPAPMISPLSRRVARRLDTRGWQRAWRFHAKQVLSLEEEALQARFPWARMPPGPPPERVVEVLGYDPLAPASPYQDACEPAPAPPRTAATS
- a CDS encoding PhoH family protein: MRKNFILDTNVLLHDPRSIYGFKDNNVIIPIYVIEEIDQFKRDLSELGRNARLVARYLDSFRAEGSLKEGVPLPHGGMLRVAFTDRSLPSSMADSNLVDNRILAVALDLMETEPETQAVFITKDTNLRIRADALGLSAQDFDTERVEITDLYTGFTELLVPTEMVDQLYKPGGEVEVPAQDRLSPNQLVLLKDELNPSHTAMARFNGAKARLVPLARQSKEGTWGIRPRNMEQAFCLDLLLNDDIKLVTIVGKAGTGKTLLAIAAGLQKVTEEGLYHKLLVSRPIFPLGRDIGYLPGSVEEKLNPWMQPIFDNVEFLMNLSRADKKAGRGHHELIDLGLMEIEPLTYIRGRSIPNQFIIVDEAQNLTPHEVKTILTRVGDNTKIILTGDPFQIDNPYVDSTNNGLVHVVNRFKNEKIAGHITMAKGERSMLAELAANLL
- a CDS encoding HP0495 family protein is translated as MTQDGTDKPDTPGEEKKPLVEYPSVYEYKVMGKATVEETAGFEEHVRSLFRRKMGMEVSPDSIHVQHSRKGKFVSLSVSVLLLSEEQRRGIYEALHEDPRIVYYL
- a CDS encoding SAM-dependent methyltransferase — its product is MSPAEHFPLYHPPGAQRAFGTDDATRRFAKVAQLEPGSRVLVLGCGPEGGAAVLLAQELKCSVVAVDTEEALVSPVRERVRSQGLSDRIEVRRVAPDALGMLDGPFHGILVPGRVQYPLDVALRVFRPLLGKRGRVGFTFPARVGRFTPKPVLDFWEKRLGAPLLLPRELLQALETGGFEPESVESLHDTELDALYKDMEAHLPEAASLESAGFREELALHREHNQRPGVSYAFAVGRRKEPGEKPPASRDRG
- a CDS encoding diacylglycerol/lipid kinase family protein, producing the protein MLVQPLRSTDFRRSPAALPSAEPKVAVLLNANARKVDARVVKLLSHVVPEEDLFLSRSPLDARRIAQTVLERGYPTVFTGGGDGTFMGFVNEVLQQVGPRGKFAGQTAPRFGILKLGTGNGIAAFVNASSTRGDGILNDVVRARAAEVPGVRTMDLVQVDGQRAPFAGLGVDGKVLNDYISVKESLGKGMFKRVMSGGGGYFSAVAFKTVPHYLTSSVLVECEVVNGASEAYRLGADGQAVGAPLQPGAVLFRGKLMMAAAGTMPFYGYGFRMFPHANDRRGFLQLRLGQVSPTQVLANLPRLWNGRWAPEGLHDFHAREVTIRFARPMPFQVGGDAAGYREQVTLSVAPESIELLDFNGVQ